ACGTCACTCATGTAAACCAAGCGGCGCGCCCGCAGAGCACTGGCCACACGCCCCGCCGCCATGTCGGCGTTGACGTTGTGCGGATGCCCGTCGTGGTCGACTGCCACCGGCGAGATGACCGGAATGAGACCGTCGGCGATGGCCTTCTTGATGAGCTTCACCTTCACTTCAGTGACTTCGCCCACGTAGCCGAGATCCACCGGGTTGCCCTCTTCGTCGTGATCGAGTTTGCGGCAGAGCAGCACCTCGTCGCCGGGCATGCCCTTGGGTTTGCCGCGCGCTTCAGTGATCGCGGTGCAGACGTCGGGATTCACCACCTCGTTGAGCGTCTTGCGCACAATATTGACGGTGGCTTCGTCGGTGACGCGCATGCCGCCGATAAATTTGGCCTCCAGCCCCGACTCCGCCATGGCCTTGGTGATGGCCTTGCCGCCACCATGCACCACGACCGTGTTGATGCCGCAGGCCGCAAAGAACGCGATGTCGTAGGCAACGCGGCTGCGGACCTCCGGATTGGGATCATCCATGAAGCTGCCGCCGTATTTCACCACGAAGGTGGATCCACGGAAATTTTGAATGTAAGGCAGGGCTTCGAGCAGCACCTTGGCCTTGGCGGTGATTTCTTCGACGTTCATGGCGAGC
This portion of the Actomonas aquatica genome encodes:
- the argB gene encoding acetylglutamate kinase, which gives rise to MNVEEITAKAKVLLEALPYIQNFRGSTFVVKYGGSFMDDPNPEVRSRVAYDIAFFAACGINTVVVHGGGKAITKAMAESGLEAKFIGGMRVTDEATVNIVRKTLNEVVNPDVCTAITEARGKPKGMPGDEVLLCRKLDHDEEGNPVDLGYVGEVTEVKVKLIKKAIADGLIPVISPVAVDHDGHPHNVNADMAAGRVASALRARRLVYMSDVPGLLKDPNDPKSLISTLKISEVDGLRDSGVISKGMLPKVGGAMRALQDGVHRVHFIDGRLPHSLLLEIFTDKGIGTEIVNS